Genomic DNA from Clostridium sp. BJN0013:
AACCATAACTGCCCTTCCGTAGGTTACAAGGCTGCCGGAAAAAAGCATATTTTTTCTATCTCCAATAGGTACATTTTCCTCTTCTATTGTATTTGTTGTTTTTGACACATTTTCTGATTCTCCTGTAAGTGAACTTTCATTTACCTGAATGCTGTAATTTTCTATTATTCTGCCATCTGCACTTACATAGTCTCCTGCTTCTAGATACAGTATATCTCCTACTACAACTTCCCTAGAAGGTATTTCTACCTGTATTCCATTTCTCAGCACTTTTGCTCTAGGGGAAGAGAGAGATTCCAAACTATCCAGTGATTTTTCAGCTTTAACCTGCTGTATGGTACCTAAAATTGAATTGAGAATTATAACTGCAAATATGACTAGAGCACTTTCAACATTGCTTAAAAATATTGAAACGGTGGCAGCTACTATTAGTATGATTATCAGTAAATCCTTAAACTGTTCCAAAAAAACTTGAAATATACTTTTTTTATTTTTTTCATATAGTTCATTGTATCCATATTCCTGGTGCTTTTTTTCTACTTCTGAATCCTTTAATCCATTGAGAGAAATTTTTAAAATATCCAAAACTTCTGAAATAGATTGTTGATAAAAATTTTTCAATGAAATCACCTGCCCTATAAAATAAATAAAGACTTTCAATATAATTCTGGATAAAATCCAAAACTATATTAAAAGTCTTATAACCAATAAATTGGTATATAATGCCAGATTGGAGAATCAATCGTAATGTTGACATTATATTTTCAATTACTCCCTTTTAATATACTGTTTTACATATTTAATATAACATTATAATATAGTATTTTTAACCATATGTCAATATTTTTATGTGGTATATTTAGAAGAATTTATTCAGGCGCGTAGCAGTGCTTATCTCCTAATTTGAAGAAGATGGGAGTATTTAGCAATGGTAGTGTTCGGATAAATATATTTTTTACTCATTTTCCGATTTTAGAGAGTCAGTCATTGAAATTCTGTTGATTTTCTTCCTGTTTAGAGCTTTGGATAATTCATAGGTCAGATATATTATGATAAACCCTAGAATGATGTATATATAGTTTATAGTTACAGGGAATGAAATGCTCATATCTTTGGCGGCAGAATTAAATAATGAGTTCAAAAATACAAGAATCAGTGGTATTCCCAGAATATAACCTGCAAAAACCATAAGTGAAGAACTATTTAATATGAGAGAGTAAATCTCTTTTTTTCTATATCCCAATATTTTAAGCAGTCCTATATTTTTTCTGTTCTCTTCTATGATTAAAGAAGTTACTACATATATAACTATGAGCCCTATTATGAAAGATATAACTGATATGGAGCCTATGGTTAATTTAAGGGGTTGTATCATTGCATTAAAAGATTTTTTTATGTCCTCTACTGAAGCAGTAGTAAGTAACTTGTCTTCTGGAATTTTCAGTTTATTTGAACTCCAAAGGCCCATATAACTGTGAGGCGGATAGCCAAACATATGGTCAAATTTTTCTATTGGCATATATACATATTGCCCCAAATAAGTTTCTGCGATGTCATCTATTTTTATATTGTATTCTTTTGAATCAAGCTTGTTTATAACATTTATGGTATCATTTGGACTTAATCCAAGTTTGTCTGCAAGGGGTTTTGTAATAATAACTTTATCCGTATCCAAATTATTTCCTGCACTATCTTTCAATGAAACGTATTTCGAATTGGGGCTTATTCCGTATAGAGTGATATTCATCTTGTTGTCATATTTCAAATTTAAGGGTATTTCGCAAAAGGCTTCACCTGCTGCAGGTTCTCCACTTTGGATAGAATTAAAAATGTAGGCATAATTGTATTTAAATGATTCATTGAAAGCATCCTTCATAAGATAGTCCATAGAACTTTTGGTGGCAAATCCAAAGAGGAGAAACATTGTTGCAAATATAACACCCAATAAAAGAAATATACTTCGGGGTATGTTTCTAAGCTGTTCCCTGATCTTGAACTTGGTGGAAAATTTTAATCTGTCAAGTTTTAATTTTCTTTCCATAAAACCTACCTTATTTTTCCCGTAGTTGTTTCTTATCAGCTGTATGGGAGAATATTTGAGGGTGGATCTTATTACAAAATAGCTGCAGGTTCCTAGAAAAATTACAGGTAGAAGGATACTTGATACTATATATTTTGCAGTAAAGTCCATGGAGTCCATAGGCATATTAAAATACTGGAGCATTAAATTGACCATGGGTTTTGAGAAGATGGCTCCAAGTACGGTTCCAATTAATCCACCTGTAAATGCAATGGACAGGGGATACATAAGGTAGTGTTTTGTGATTTCCCATTTATTATATCCAAGAGAATAAAGGGTTCCTATAATTGTAGATTCCTTTTTTAACATCCTCCACATGACAGTTCCTGTGAGTATACAAGTTAGGAGTAATAAGGCAATTGGCATGGAGGAACTTATTTGATCTATGCTGTTGAGCTTTGCACTTACGTAGGTTACTCTTGGATTTTCACTGGTATTTGTCCACTGAAGTACAATTATATTTTGACTTTTTAAGTAGTTTTTAAACTGCAGTATTTTAGAATCCACATTCCCTTCACTGCCATTAAATTTTATACTGTAGAAATTGTTTCCGCTTTTAAAACTGCTAAAATCATTCTTACTTATTACCCCTATTCCAAAACTATTTGGATCATTTATCAGATCCGTTTCTGATTTCAGAGGATATATATAGTTTGGAAGTGACATAAAGCCTGATATCTTAAAGGATTTCTCATAGATTTTTATGTGGTCATTGATATTGAGATTATTTGCCTTTGCATAAGCAGGATCAATCAGAATATCATTTCCATTTAAGTTTTTTCCCTCAATGATTGCGGGAATGTTTATTTTTGTATTTTCACTGAATATCCTGAGAATGTTGTTATTTGATATTGTATAATCAACTGTTCTGGTCTCTTCTATGTCCATGTTGAATTTTGTCTTAAGAGAATCTAGATTGTTCAATCTTTTATTCAAAATGAAATCAGCATCTTCCTGGTTGTAATTTTTTTCAAAAGAAGAGGATATACTTGATATATTGCTGGAAAGCAAGTTGAACATAGTAAATAGAACACAGCTTAAAATGATAAGCAGCAGAGAACCTATATATTGTGACTTGTTTTCCATCATGGTTCTTTTGATTTTCTTATTTATGACCATTACCACTCAATCCTTTCTGCAGAAACTATGTTTTTATTTATCTTGTTTTCCACAATTTTCCCACTTCTCAATTTATAAATTCTATTGGCCATGGAACTTATAGCCTCATTATGGGTTATCATGAGTATGGTTGTACCAAAATTTCTGTTGATTCTTTGAAGCAGTTTCAATATTTCCCTTGAAGTTAAAAAATCCAATGCCCCCGTAGGCTCGTCACATAAAAGAAGGGATGGATTTTTAACTATAGCTCTTGCAATCGCGGTTCTCTGCTGCTCACCTCCGCTGAGTTCATTCGGGAATCTGTATTTTTTATCAAGCATATCTACATCCTTTAATATCTCATCTGTGGACAATGGATGTTTGCTTATATTTGAAACAACTTCAATATTTTCACCTACAGTGAGGTGGGGTATAAGATTATAAAATTGAAATATAAATCCTATTTTCTTTCTTCTATATTCAGTAAGCCTTTTATCCGAAAGTTTGGTGACTTCTGTGTTATCTACTATAACTGATCCGTGATCACAGAAATCCAGCCCGCCTATTATATTGAGCAGGGTGGATTTACCGGAGCCTGAAGGACCAAGAATTGCACCAATTTCTCCACTGTCAAGGGACAAATTTACATT
This window encodes:
- a CDS encoding ABC transporter permease; translated protein: MVINKKIKRTMMENKSQYIGSLLLIILSCVLFTMFNLLSSNISSISSSFEKNYNQEDADFILNKRLNNLDSLKTKFNMDIEETRTVDYTISNNNILRIFSENTKINIPAIIEGKNLNGNDILIDPAYAKANNLNINDHIKIYEKSFKISGFMSLPNYIYPLKSETDLINDPNSFGIGVISKNDFSSFKSGNNFYSIKFNGSEGNVDSKILQFKNYLKSQNIIVLQWTNTSENPRVTYVSAKLNSIDQISSSMPIALLLLTCILTGTVMWRMLKKESTIIGTLYSLGYNKWEITKHYLMYPLSIAFTGGLIGTVLGAIFSKPMVNLMLQYFNMPMDSMDFTAKYIVSSILLPVIFLGTCSYFVIRSTLKYSPIQLIRNNYGKNKVGFMERKLKLDRLKFSTKFKIREQLRNIPRSIFLLLGVIFATMFLLFGFATKSSMDYLMKDAFNESFKYNYAYIFNSIQSGEPAAGEAFCEIPLNLKYDNKMNITLYGISPNSKYVSLKDSAGNNLDTDKVIITKPLADKLGLSPNDTINVINKLDSKEYNIKIDDIAETYLGQYVYMPIEKFDHMFGYPPHSYMGLWSSNKLKIPEDKLLTTASVEDIKKSFNAMIQPLKLTIGSISVISFIIGLIVIYVVTSLIIEENRKNIGLLKILGYRKKEIYSLILNSSSLMVFAGYILGIPLILVFLNSLFNSAAKDMSISFPVTINYIYIILGFIIIYLTYELSKALNRKKINRISMTDSLKSENE
- a CDS encoding ABC transporter ATP-binding protein, producing MFMQVNNLKKSYKTGDIVTPVLDNVNLSLDSGEIGAILGPSGSGKSTLLNIIGGLDFCDHGSVIVDNTEVTKLSDKRLTEYRRKKIGFIFQFYNLIPHLTVGENIEVVSNISKHPLSTDEILKDVDMLDKKYRFPNELSGGEQQRTAIARAIVKNPSLLLCDEPTGALDFLTSREILKLLQRINRNFGTTILMITHNEAISSMANRIYKLRSGKIVENKINKNIVSAERIEW